A single genomic interval of Bradyrhizobium sp. CCBAU 53338 harbors:
- a CDS encoding LysR substrate-binding domain-containing protein has protein sequence MKPLAQDLEVFIVAARRGSFAAAATELGASPAYVSKRVALLERALGRVLFLRTARQAVLSSDGEVLLSKAQRVLDAYADFVADGPETDSVARGSVRITASSGIGCNHVAPLVSELALLHPELDIRLEIVDRSVDLVEENVDIDIRVGRVREPHLLVHPIAQGRRILCAAPSYLNRRGMPEELGDLAGHSCLVMRERDEVFERWTLHGPIGMRTINVTAALSTNHGDIIRNWAIAGRGIMLRSYWDVAKGLANGQLVHVLPLWWQPADISAVTKVRSSSVYRYYLCVRYIRERLRDGPFALATKRWPETPGETELTLEEAPALHEA, from the coding sequence GTGAAACCATTAGCACAAGATCTTGAGGTGTTTATCGTTGCGGCGCGGCGGGGAAGTTTTGCTGCGGCGGCGACAGAGTTAGGTGCGTCGCCTGCCTACGTCAGCAAGCGCGTCGCGCTACTTGAGCGGGCACTCGGACGCGTGTTGTTCCTGCGTACCGCTCGACAAGCGGTGCTCAGCAGCGATGGGGAAGTGTTGCTGTCCAAAGCGCAGCGCGTTCTCGATGCCTATGCGGATTTTGTAGCTGACGGTCCTGAGACCGATTCCGTCGCCCGCGGCAGCGTACGAATTACGGCAAGCTCGGGTATTGGCTGCAATCATGTCGCACCACTTGTATCGGAGTTGGCGCTCCTACACCCGGAATTGGATATTCGGCTGGAAATCGTCGATCGGAGCGTGGATCTGGTTGAGGAGAATGTCGACATTGACATTCGGGTCGGCAGGGTACGCGAGCCTCACTTGCTCGTGCATCCTATTGCGCAGGGAAGACGCATTCTCTGCGCGGCTCCCAGCTATCTCAATCGACGCGGCATGCCGGAGGAACTCGGCGATCTCGCTGGACATTCGTGCCTGGTCATGCGCGAACGTGACGAGGTGTTCGAGCGCTGGACTTTGCATGGTCCCATCGGGATGCGCACCATCAACGTCACCGCTGCCCTCTCCACCAACCATGGCGATATCATCCGCAATTGGGCGATTGCCGGCCGTGGGATAATGCTGCGTTCTTATTGGGACGTGGCCAAGGGGCTCGCGAATGGCCAATTAGTCCACGTGCTTCCCCTCTGGTGGCAGCCGGCTGATATATCTGCCGTCACCAAAGTCCGCTCAAGCAGTGTGTACCGATATTATCTTTGCGTCCGCTATATTCGCGAGCGGCTCCGTGACGGGCCATTCGCACTTGCCACAAAGCGATGGCCCGAGACTCCAGGTGAAACAGAGCTCACACTTGAGGAGGCTCCCGCGCTTCATGAGGCCTGA